One genomic window of Anguilla anguilla isolate fAngAng1 chromosome 13, fAngAng1.pri, whole genome shotgun sequence includes the following:
- the timm17a gene encoding mitochondrial import inner membrane translocase subunit Tim17-A: MEEYAREPCPWRIVDDCGGAFTMGAIGGGIFQAVKGFRNSPAGMNHRLRGSLTAIKTRAPQLGGSFAVWGGLFSMIDCGLVKVREKEDPWNSITSGALTGAILAARNGPVAMVGSAAMGGILLALIEGAGILLTRFASAQFPTSPQFAEEPAPMPAPSFGDYRQYQ, translated from the exons atggaGGAATATGCACGTGAACCATG TCCCTGGCGGATAGTAGACGACTGTGGCGGCGCATTCACGATGGGAGCCATTGGAGGTGGGATCTTCCAGGCGGTCAAAGGCTTCCGAAATTCACCTGCT GGGATGAACCACAGGTTGCGAGGGAGTTTGACGGCCATAAAGACCCGGGCCCCGCAGTTAGGAG GTAGCTTTGCGGTGTGGGGGGGTCTCTTCTCCATGATCGACTGCGGGCTGGTGAAGGTGCGGGAGAAGGAGGACCCCTGGAACTCCATCACCAGCGGGGCCCTGACCGGGGCCATTCTGGCTGCCAGGA ACGGGCCCGTTGCCATGGTGGGCTCCGCGGCGATGGGGGGCATCCTGCTGGCGCTGATCGAGGGTGCCGGCATCCTGCTCACCAGGTTCGCCTCGGCCCAGTTCCCCACCA GCCCGCAGTTTGCAGAGGAGCCAGCGCCCATGCCGGCCCCCTCGTTCGGGGACTACAGACAGTATCAGTGA